Proteins from one Solenopsis invicta isolate M01_SB chromosome 11, UNIL_Sinv_3.0, whole genome shotgun sequence genomic window:
- the LOC113004468 gene encoding probable cytochrome P450 305a1 isoform X1 translates to MFVTVALVILTILLITILLRQRLKRPPGPFPWPFFGNRYYLQKLTRKYGGQHFAFKELSKMYKSGIISLRLGTSNVIVVSDSRLIHEICLSEKFDGRPWNEFIKLRNMGLRKGITMNDGPEWKELRMWTVRTLRSVGFARQTMMDLITEEMTLIMKRLADGGVQRIRPAFAPVVINVLWLLVTGRKPSDDLTRLQNFLDLLERRAQLFDMSGGILATFPWIRYVAPERSGYNVLVTLNNELKNFLMDTINEHKKRYVKGNEADFIDMFLQEMNKEEQEDKVSVFSGAGPVALSISRRRPENAALAIFSDDNLLVTLIDFFIAGTSTTTATLDILFLQMANHQDIQRKLHEEIDTVIGRHRLPQLEDRVKMFYTEAILTECQRLWLVTPVIGPRRVLENTILDGYEIPKNTTVLINVYSNNTDPEFFPDPNSFKPERHINKDGIYQIQHENVINFGKGRRRCPGEALAKSAIFLLFVGIMQKYRLLPVPGQNCINVEFNSGLTCTPKPYEMLIVSR, encoded by the exons ATGTTTGTGACCGTGGCTCTGGTGATCTTAACTATTCTTCTCATTACTATCCTATTGCGCCAGAGATTGAAACGTCCGCCag gTCCCTTTCCTTGGCCGTTTTTTGGAAATcgatattatttacaaaaattaacgCGCAAGTACGGTGGACAACACTTTGCCTTTAAGGAACTCAGCAAAATGTACAAGAGCGGTATCATAAGTTTACGGTTGGGCACCAGCAATGTAATTGTTGTCTCAGACAGCAGGCTTATACACGAAATATGCCTTAGCGAAAAGTTCGACGGGCGTCCTTGGAATGAGTTTATAAAGCTACGAAACATGGGACTGAGGAAAG GGATCACGATGAACGACGGGCCGGAATGGAAGGAATTGCGCATGTGGACGGTACGTACACTGAGAAGCGTCGGTTTCGCAAGGCAGACGATGATGGATCTGATCACGGAGGAGATGACGCTCATCATGAAGAGGCTGGCGGACGGCGGCGTGCAACGTATACGACCCGCGTTCGCGCCCGTCGTGATAAATGTTCTCTGGCTGTTGGTCACAGGACGGAAGCCGTCCGATGATCTTACGAG ATTGCAAAATTTCCTGGATCTGCTGGAACGTCGCGCACAACTGTTCGATATGTCCGGCGGGATTTTGGCGACTTTTCCCTGGATACGTTACGTCGCGCCCGAGAGGTCGGGATACAACGTCCTCGTCACGTTAAACAACGAGCTCAAGAACTTCCTAATG GACACTATCAACGAGCACAAGAAGAGATATGTCAAGGGAAACGAAGCGGACTTTATTGACATGTTTCTCCAGGAGATGAACAAGGAGGAGCAAGAAGACAAGGTTTCTGTGTTTTCCGGTGCGGGCCCAGTTGCGCTTTCTATTAGCCGGCGACGTCCAGAAAACGCTGCGCTGGCAATTTTCTCGG ACGACAATCTGCTTGTGACGTTGATCGACTTCTTCATCGCCGGCACCAGCACCACCACAGCGACGTTGGATATTCTCTTCTTGCAAATGGCCAATCATCAGGACATTCAACGCAAGCTGCACGAGGAGATCGACACCGTGATCGGTCGCCATAGGCTTCCCCAACTGGAAGACAGAGTGAA AATGTTTTACACGGAGGCGATACTAACCGAATGTCAACGCTTGTGGCTCGTCACACCTGTAATCGGACCACGTCGCGTTCTCGAGAATACGATTCTCGACGGTTACGAGATACCGAAGAACACCACCGTCCTCATAAATGTATATAGCAACAATACGGATCCGGAATTTTTCCCCGACCCAAATTCATTCAAACCGGAGAGACATATAAACAAGGACGGCATTTATCAAATACAACATGAAAACGTAATAAACTTTGGAAAAG GAAGGAGAAGATGTCCCGGAGAAGCTTTGGCAAAGTCGGCTATATTTCTGCTGTTTGTCGGGATAATGCAGAAATATCGTTTACTTCCGGTTCCAGGTCAAAATTGCATTAATGTAGAGTTTAATTCGGGATTAACATGTACACCGAAGCCTTATGAAATGTTAATTGTTTCGAGATAA
- the LOC113004468 gene encoding probable cytochrome P450 305a1 isoform X2 — protein MFVTVALVILTILLITILLRQRLKRPPGPFPWPFFGNRYYLQKLTRKYGGQHFAFKELSKMYKSGIISLRLGTSNVIVVSDSRLIHEICLSEKFDGRPWNEFIKLRNMGLRKGITMNDGPEWKELRMWTVRTLRSVGFARQTMMDLITEEMTLIMKRLADGGVQRIRPAFAPVVINVLWLLVTGRKPSDDLTRLQNFLDLLERRAQLFDMSGGILATFPWIRYVAPERSGYNVLVTLNNELKNFLMDTINEHKKRYVKGNEADFIDMFLQEMNKEEQEDKVSVFSDDNLLVTLIDFFIAGTSTTTATLDILFLQMANHQDIQRKLHEEIDTVIGRHRLPQLEDRVKMFYTEAILTECQRLWLVTPVIGPRRVLENTILDGYEIPKNTTVLINVYSNNTDPEFFPDPNSFKPERHINKDGIYQIQHENVINFGKGRRRCPGEALAKSAIFLLFVGIMQKYRLLPVPGQNCINVEFNSGLTCTPKPYEMLIVSR, from the exons ATGTTTGTGACCGTGGCTCTGGTGATCTTAACTATTCTTCTCATTACTATCCTATTGCGCCAGAGATTGAAACGTCCGCCag gTCCCTTTCCTTGGCCGTTTTTTGGAAATcgatattatttacaaaaattaacgCGCAAGTACGGTGGACAACACTTTGCCTTTAAGGAACTCAGCAAAATGTACAAGAGCGGTATCATAAGTTTACGGTTGGGCACCAGCAATGTAATTGTTGTCTCAGACAGCAGGCTTATACACGAAATATGCCTTAGCGAAAAGTTCGACGGGCGTCCTTGGAATGAGTTTATAAAGCTACGAAACATGGGACTGAGGAAAG GGATCACGATGAACGACGGGCCGGAATGGAAGGAATTGCGCATGTGGACGGTACGTACACTGAGAAGCGTCGGTTTCGCAAGGCAGACGATGATGGATCTGATCACGGAGGAGATGACGCTCATCATGAAGAGGCTGGCGGACGGCGGCGTGCAACGTATACGACCCGCGTTCGCGCCCGTCGTGATAAATGTTCTCTGGCTGTTGGTCACAGGACGGAAGCCGTCCGATGATCTTACGAG ATTGCAAAATTTCCTGGATCTGCTGGAACGTCGCGCACAACTGTTCGATATGTCCGGCGGGATTTTGGCGACTTTTCCCTGGATACGTTACGTCGCGCCCGAGAGGTCGGGATACAACGTCCTCGTCACGTTAAACAACGAGCTCAAGAACTTCCTAATG GACACTATCAACGAGCACAAGAAGAGATATGTCAAGGGAAACGAAGCGGACTTTATTGACATGTTTCTCCAGGAGATGAACAAGGAGGAGCAAGAAGACAAGGTTTCTGTGTTTTCCG ACGACAATCTGCTTGTGACGTTGATCGACTTCTTCATCGCCGGCACCAGCACCACCACAGCGACGTTGGATATTCTCTTCTTGCAAATGGCCAATCATCAGGACATTCAACGCAAGCTGCACGAGGAGATCGACACCGTGATCGGTCGCCATAGGCTTCCCCAACTGGAAGACAGAGTGAA AATGTTTTACACGGAGGCGATACTAACCGAATGTCAACGCTTGTGGCTCGTCACACCTGTAATCGGACCACGTCGCGTTCTCGAGAATACGATTCTCGACGGTTACGAGATACCGAAGAACACCACCGTCCTCATAAATGTATATAGCAACAATACGGATCCGGAATTTTTCCCCGACCCAAATTCATTCAAACCGGAGAGACATATAAACAAGGACGGCATTTATCAAATACAACATGAAAACGTAATAAACTTTGGAAAAG GAAGGAGAAGATGTCCCGGAGAAGCTTTGGCAAAGTCGGCTATATTTCTGCTGTTTGTCGGGATAATGCAGAAATATCGTTTACTTCCGGTTCCAGGTCAAAATTGCATTAATGTAGAGTTTAATTCGGGATTAACATGTACACCGAAGCCTTATGAAATGTTAATTGTTTCGAGATAA